The proteins below come from a single Bacteroidales bacterium WCE2004 genomic window:
- a CDS encoding 3-oxoacyl-[acyl-carrier-protein] synthase-3 — translation MARWEIKNVAVRGVTGTVPDHAVKTADFDIFTKEEAEIFDNTVGIKNRYIGPDDVCTSDLCFDAAERLLAALGWEKESIDVLVFGSVTGDYKTPPTAGILQHRLGLPTSTFVLDIPMGCCGSMYAINVAGNLLSAGNVKRALLLVGDTALRMGSMKDKSRVPLFGDSGTAMALEYDPTAEDIVIEFNTLGSGYEALITPHGGFRHPITPESFVEEDFGNGIVRAPKDTLINGMDVFSFAISRPPISIKQMMERYGLTTDNVDYFLIHQANKLIVDRIVKKLKLPLDKVPYDLQEFGNLGGASVPMLMTYNLADELQKRPLTLLCSSFGLGLTWGTMVLRTSGVKVEPVNHFKKV, via the coding sequence CACGCTGGGAAATCAAGAACGTAGCCGTCCGCGGCGTCACCGGCACGGTGCCCGACCATGCGGTCAAGACCGCCGACTTCGACATCTTCACGAAGGAGGAAGCGGAGATCTTCGACAACACCGTCGGCATCAAGAACCGCTACATCGGCCCGGACGACGTGTGCACCTCCGATCTCTGCTTCGACGCCGCCGAGCGCCTGCTCGCGGCCCTGGGCTGGGAGAAGGAGAGCATCGACGTGTTGGTGTTCGGTTCCGTGACCGGCGACTATAAGACGCCGCCCACGGCGGGCATCCTGCAGCACCGCCTCGGGCTGCCGACCAGCACCTTCGTGCTGGACATCCCGATGGGCTGCTGCGGCAGCATGTACGCCATCAACGTGGCGGGCAACCTGCTGAGCGCAGGCAACGTCAAGCGCGCCCTGCTGCTGGTCGGCGACACGGCCCTGCGCATGGGCTCGATGAAGGACAAGAGCCGCGTCCCCCTGTTCGGCGACAGCGGCACCGCCATGGCCCTGGAGTATGACCCGACGGCCGAGGACATCGTCATCGAGTTCAACACCCTGGGCTCCGGCTACGAGGCCCTCATCACTCCGCATGGCGGCTTCCGCCACCCGATCACGCCCGAATCCTTCGTCGAAGAGGACTTCGGCAACGGCATCGTCCGCGCCCCCAAGGACACGCTCATCAACGGCATGGACGTGTTTTCCTTCGCCATCTCCCGCCCGCCCATCAGCATCAAGCAGATGATGGAACGCTACGGCCTGACGACGGACAACGTGGACTACTTCCTGATCCACCAGGCCAACAAGCTCATCGTGGACCGCATCGTCAAGAAGCTCAAGCTCCCGCTCGACAAGGTCCCCTACGACCTCCAGGAGTTCGGCAACCTCGGCGGCGCCTCCGTCCCGATGCTGATGACCTACAACCTCGCCGACGAGCTGCAGAAGCGCCCCCTGACGCTCCTCTGCTCCTCCTTCGGCCTCGGCCTCACCTGGGGCACGATGGTGTTGAGGACGAGTGGGGTGAAGGTGGAGCCGGTGAATCATTTTAAGAAGGTTTAA